A portion of the Intestinibacillus sp. Marseille-P6563 genome contains these proteins:
- a CDS encoding DUF6017 domain-containing protein, which yields MAVFRIEKTRNYTVMSNHHLRNAGLSLKSKGLLSMMLSLPEDWNYTTRGLAKICKEGTDSIGSALKELERAGYIVRNRLRDSKGKIVDVEYVIYETPRSPDTGQPCEDEPDTACPDTENPDMDNPCLENRPQLNKEKRNPEEQNTDLLSTKGSNPIQSSPQIPTGVSRTGRDWMREREVYRELILENIEYDILIQNERMDRDRLDELVELMVDTVCSRRETIRIAGDDYPAEVVKSRFLKLNSSHIEYVLDRMRENTTYVRNIKKYLLAALYNAPATIDSYYASLVNHDLYGSGERR from the coding sequence ATGGCGGTATTTCGCATTGAGAAAACCCGCAACTATACGGTGATGTCCAACCACCACCTGCGCAACGCGGGGCTGTCCCTGAAATCCAAAGGGCTGCTCTCCATGATGCTGTCCTTGCCGGAGGACTGGAACTACACCACCAGGGGCTTGGCTAAAATCTGCAAGGAGGGCACGGACAGCATTGGCTCCGCCCTGAAGGAGCTGGAACGGGCCGGGTACATAGTCCGCAACCGGCTCCGGGACAGTAAGGGCAAGATCGTGGATGTGGAGTATGTCATCTACGAGACACCCCGTTCCCCGGACACGGGCCAGCCGTGTGAGGACGAGCCGGATACGGCTTGTCCAGATACGGAAAACCCGGATATGGATAACCCATGTCTGGAAAACCGGCCGCAATTAAATAAAGAGAAAAGAAATCCTGAAGAACAAAATACTGATTTATTAAGTACGAAAGGATCAAATCCTATCCAATCAAGCCCCCAAATCCCCACAGGGGTTAGCCGGACCGGACGGGACTGGATGCGGGAGCGAGAAGTCTATCGGGAACTGATTTTGGAGAACATTGAGTACGACATCCTCATACAGAACGAGCGCATGGACCGTGACCGTCTGGACGAGCTGGTGGAGCTCATGGTGGATACCGTCTGTTCCCGCAGGGAGACGATCCGCATTGCCGGGGACGACTATCCGGCAGAGGTGGTCAAATCCCGGTTCCTGAAGCTGAACAGTTCTCACATCGAGTATGTGTTGGACCGTATGCGGGAGAACACCACCTATGTCCGCAACATCAAGAAATATCTGCTGGCTGCCCTGTATAACGCCCCGGCCACCATCGACAGTTACTATGCGTCCCTGGTGAACCACGACCTGTACGGCAGCGGAGAAAGGAGATGA
- a CDS encoding ParA family protein, whose protein sequence is MLAKATVLAVVNQKGGTGKTTTCENLGVGLAMEGKKVLLVDTDPQASLTICLGHPVPDQLSPTLSDMMGKILSEQPIAPGEGILHHPEGVDLMPANIELSGLEVSLVNAMSRETILKQYLDTVKQNYDFILLDCMPSLGMLTVNALAAADNVLIPVQAAYLPAKGLEQLLQTINKVRRQINPKLRIEGILLTMVDSRTNYSKDISNLIRENYGGKLKVYKTDIPRSVRAEEISAEGTSIFKHDPKGKVADAYRVLTKEVLSNAEKRRKHQLEQLR, encoded by the coding sequence ATTTTGGCAAAAGCAACTGTCCTGGCAGTAGTTAACCAGAAAGGCGGAACAGGAAAAACAACTACCTGCGAGAATCTGGGGGTTGGTTTGGCAATGGAAGGTAAAAAAGTGCTTTTGGTAGACACTGATCCACAAGCATCGCTCACTATTTGCCTCGGTCATCCTGTTCCTGATCAGCTTTCTCCAACATTATCGGATATGATGGGGAAAATCCTTTCAGAGCAGCCTATTGCTCCTGGCGAAGGCATTCTGCATCATCCGGAAGGTGTTGACTTGATGCCTGCCAACATTGAGTTATCCGGTTTGGAGGTATCGTTGGTTAATGCTATGAGTCGAGAAACTATTCTCAAGCAATACCTGGATACCGTAAAACAGAACTATGATTTCATTCTTCTGGACTGTATGCCCTCTTTGGGTATGCTTACAGTTAATGCACTGGCTGCGGCAGACAACGTACTGATTCCAGTTCAGGCGGCATATCTCCCTGCGAAAGGCTTGGAGCAGCTTTTACAGACTATCAATAAGGTGCGCCGCCAAATCAATCCGAAGCTGCGAATTGAGGGCATTCTGCTGACAATGGTAGATAGCCGCACGAATTACTCCAAAGACATCAGTAATCTGATTCGGGAAAATTATGGTGGCAAACTCAAAGTTTATAAGACAGATATTCCCCGTTCGGTTCGTGCTGAAGAAATCAGTGCAGAAGGAACCAGTATTTTCAAGCATGATCCGAAAGGCAAAGTAGCTGATGCCTATCGAGTATTGACGAAGGAGGTGTTGAGCAATGCCGAAAAAAGGCGGAAACATCAGCTTGAGCAGCTACGATGA
- a CDS encoding ParB/RepB/Spo0J family partition protein, whose product MPKKGGNISLSSYDDIFQTDQSREEAQQERVQEIPLSELHPFKGHPFKVLDDEAMQKTVESIAQFGVMTPAIARPRPEGGYEIIAGHRRHHASELAGKDTMPVIVRDMDDDAATILMVDSNLQRETLLPSERAFAFKMKLDAMKRQGMRTDLTSVQVAPKLTTAIIGEESGMSSDNVKRYIRLTNLIPELLDMVDEKKIAFNPAVEISYLKPEEQQDFLEAMDYAQSTPSLSQAQRLKKFSQEGKCSLDAMCAIMSEEKKGELDRVTIKHDVLRKYFPKSYTPKQMEDTIIKLLEQWQRKREKSMER is encoded by the coding sequence ATGCCGAAAAAAGGCGGAAACATCAGCTTGAGCAGCTACGATGATATTTTCCAGACCGACCAGTCACGAGAGGAAGCTCAACAGGAACGAGTGCAGGAAATTCCGCTTTCTGAACTCCACCCTTTTAAGGGACACCCCTTCAAAGTGCTGGATGATGAAGCTATGCAGAAAACTGTCGAAAGTATCGCACAGTTTGGTGTTATGACTCCTGCAATCGCCCGTCCCCGTCCGGAAGGTGGATATGAGATAATCGCTGGACATCGCCGCCACCATGCTTCTGAGCTTGCTGGCAAAGACACCATGCCGGTGATTGTACGGGATATGGACGATGATGCAGCCACAATTTTGATGGTAGATTCCAATCTGCAAAGGGAAACACTCCTCCCCAGTGAGAGAGCTTTTGCTTTCAAAATGAAATTGGATGCAATGAAGCGCCAGGGTATGCGCACTGATTTAACTTCGGTGCAAGTTGCACCGAAGTTAACGACCGCCATCATAGGTGAAGAAAGCGGAATGAGTAGTGACAATGTAAAACGCTATATTCGACTCACAAATCTCATTCCTGAGCTGTTGGATATGGTAGATGAAAAGAAGATCGCCTTTAACCCTGCGGTCGAAATTTCTTATCTGAAACCAGAGGAACAGCAAGACTTTCTGGAAGCAATGGACTATGCACAATCCACCCCTTCTCTGTCCCAGGCGCAACGTCTGAAAAAATTTAGCCAGGAAGGAAAATGCAGTTTGGATGCCATGTGTGCAATCATGTCTGAGGAAAAAAAGGGTGAATTGGATAGGGTAACAATTAAACATGATGTACTTCGTAAGTATTTCCCCAAATCTTATACCCCAAAGCAAATGGAGGACACCATTATAAAACTGCTCGAACAATGGCAGCGAAAACGTGAGAAATCTATGGAGAGATAA
- a CDS encoding DUF6017 domain-containing protein: MYDYFYGQQAELFSFYRVPKVLFTDEKFSNISSDAKLLYGIMLDRMNLSAKNGWVDELGRVYIIFTIEEIKGALGCAEKKAVKLLHELENKCGLIERKRIGLGKPNYIYVKNFVDNSVERQFLNCQKDNSGTVDKTLQELSKAQGNNTDIKDTEYSDTDPILSSDFSGRDVEKDEEFQSYYQYFYEELEMDYLFREFPYDKEVLESILEILVETVCSKRKLIRVASDDKPAEVVRSRLMKLNSEHIRYVLDCFKDNTTKIRNPKQYALAALYNAPVTIDIKIDADVRHDMASGLI; this comes from the coding sequence ATGTATGATTATTTCTACGGACAGCAGGCAGAGCTATTTTCATTCTATCGGGTTCCCAAAGTTCTGTTTACAGACGAAAAATTCTCGAATATATCTTCTGATGCAAAACTGCTCTATGGTATTATGCTTGACCGTATGAATTTATCGGCAAAAAACGGATGGGTGGATGAACTTGGTCGGGTCTACATCATATTCACGATTGAAGAAATTAAAGGCGCACTTGGATGTGCAGAGAAAAAAGCAGTAAAGCTCTTGCATGAGCTGGAAAACAAATGTGGCTTGATCGAACGCAAACGTATTGGACTGGGGAAGCCCAATTATATCTATGTAAAAAACTTTGTGGATAACTCTGTGGAAAGACAATTCTTGAATTGTCAAAAGGACAATTCTGGAACTGTCGATAAAACACTTCAAGAGTTGTCAAAAGCACAAGGTAATAATACTGATATTAAAGATACTGAGTATAGTGATACTGATCCTATCCTATCTTCCGATTTTTCTGGAAGGGATGTGGAAAAGGATGAGGAATTTCAGAGCTACTATCAGTATTTTTATGAAGAACTTGAAATGGACTATCTTTTCAGGGAATTTCCCTATGATAAAGAAGTCCTGGAAAGCATTTTGGAAATATTGGTTGAAACCGTATGTAGCAAACGAAAGTTAATTCGGGTAGCCAGTGATGATAAGCCAGCTGAGGTTGTACGAAGTCGTTTGATGAAGTTAAATTCCGAGCACATTCGCTATGTACTAGACTGCTTTAAGGACAACACAACCAAAATCCGCAACCCCAAACAATATGCTCTTGCTGCTTTGTATAATGCTCCAGTCACGATAGATATAAAAATTGACGCCGATGTGCGGCATGATATGGCTTCTGGTTTAATTTGA
- a CDS encoding PcfB family protein, with product MQEEVTQRTVALCVEATKLSAGMLQQAMKKVLDEMQKGVTGHKTKLHHGKQTLRQLMKHNTGVSNIEITDQNIRAFSATAKKYGIDFALKKDTSGEIPRYLVFFKGRDADVITAAFREFSAKNLEKEKKPSIRKELAQAKQQSKAQHRQREKVKTKDRGVEL from the coding sequence ATGCAGGAAGAAGTCACCCAGCGCACCGTTGCCCTCTGTGTGGAGGCCACCAAGCTCTCCGCCGGGATGCTGCAACAGGCCATGAAAAAAGTGCTGGACGAGATGCAGAAAGGAGTGACCGGCCACAAGACCAAGCTGCACCACGGCAAGCAGACCCTCCGGCAGCTTATGAAGCACAACACCGGCGTTTCCAACATTGAGATTACCGATCAGAATATCCGGGCCTTTTCCGCCACCGCCAAGAAATACGGCATTGACTTTGCACTGAAAAAGGATACCAGCGGCGAGATACCCCGCTACCTGGTGTTCTTCAAGGGCCGGGATGCCGACGTCATCACGGCGGCTTTTCGGGAGTTTTCCGCAAAGAACCTGGAGAAAGAGAAAAAGCCCTCTATCCGCAAGGAACTGGCTCAGGCAAAGCAGCAGTCCAAAGCCCAGCACCGCCAGCGGGAGAAGGTCAAGACCAAAGACCGGGGTGTGGAATTATGA
- a CDS encoding Fic family protein — protein MNSKQPLFQITNNMIDYVAEIAELVGKMSLSDCVSNNASLCRGNRIRTIYSSLAIEKNTLGLEQVIAVLNGKQIFAPPKDIAKVKNTYELYERLDKLNPYSVDDLLMAHGIMMHGLVEESEKFRFHPTGVMNQEGYIVHCGVLPQYMSDLVKELLDWTKNSDLHMLIRSCVFHYEFDRIHPFIDENRRLGRLWHTLLLSQWNSDFAWIPVDSIIYSKQKDYYAAINKSNDTGESTVFIEFMLSVIKTALVETISRMNGMEDKPTDKASIRSSKIESYLKNHNYIMNANVRALCDVSAATANRILGRLVEEGTLIKCRVNGHWAYQLM, from the coding sequence ATGAATAGCAAGCAACCCCTATTTCAGATTACGAATAATATGATTGATTATGTAGCAGAAATCGCGGAGTTGGTTGGAAAAATGTCACTTTCTGACTGTGTTTCTAATAACGCTTCATTGTGCCGAGGCAACCGCATTCGCACCATTTACAGCTCTCTTGCTATTGAAAAGAATACGCTTGGTCTGGAGCAAGTTATAGCGGTGCTTAATGGAAAGCAGATTTTTGCTCCCCCAAAAGACATTGCCAAAGTCAAAAATACCTATGAGCTTTATGAAAGATTGGATAAATTAAACCCATACTCAGTAGATGACTTGCTCATGGCACACGGAATAATGATGCATGGATTAGTCGAGGAATCAGAGAAATTTCGTTTCCACCCTACTGGAGTAATGAATCAAGAAGGATACATTGTTCATTGCGGAGTATTGCCCCAGTATATGTCTGACTTGGTGAAGGAGCTGCTGGATTGGACAAAGAATAGCGACTTGCATATGTTAATCCGCAGTTGTGTGTTCCATTATGAGTTCGATAGAATTCATCCTTTTATAGATGAAAATCGTCGGCTTGGTCGTCTTTGGCATACATTACTGTTATCTCAGTGGAATTCTGACTTTGCTTGGATTCCAGTAGACTCCATTATCTACTCCAAACAAAAGGATTACTATGCGGCAATCAATAAATCAAACGACACTGGTGAGTCCACAGTGTTTATCGAATTTATGTTGTCTGTTATCAAAACAGCTCTTGTAGAAACCATCAGTAGGATGAATGGAATGGAAGATAAACCAACGGATAAGGCCTCAATCCGTTCGAGTAAAATCGAGTCATACTTAAAAAACCATAATTATATTATGAATGCCAATGTTAGGGCGTTATGCGATGTATCAGCAGCTACAGCCAATAGAATCCTTGGCAGATTGGTTGAAGAGGGTACTTTAATTAAATGCCGAGTCAATGGACACTGGGCTTATCAATTAATGTAA